From Polypterus senegalus isolate Bchr_013 chromosome 15, ASM1683550v1, whole genome shotgun sequence, the proteins below share one genomic window:
- the rpl30 gene encoding 60S ribosomal protein L30 codes for MVAAKKTKKSLESINSRLQLVMKSGKYVLGYKQTLKMIRQGKAKLVILANNCPALRKSEIEYYAMLAKTGVHHYSGNNIELGTACGKYYRVCTLAIIDPGDSDIIRSMPEQTGEK; via the exons ATGGTGGCCGCCAAGAAAACG aaAAAGTCACTCGAGTCTATAAATTCAAGGTTACAACTTGTTATGAAGAGTGGTAAATATGTCTTGGGCTATAAGCAGACCCTCAAGATGATCCGACAAGGCAAGGCAAAGCTGGTCATATTGGCAAACAACTGCCCTGCTTTGAG GAAATCTGAAATTGAGTACTATGCTATGTTGGCCAAGACTGGTGTGCATCATTACAGTGGAAACAACATTGAACTGGGTACAGCCTGTGGTAAATACTACAGGGTATGCACTCTAGCTATCATTGATCCTG GTGACTCTGACATCATCAGAAGCATGCCAGAACAGACTggtgaaaaataa
- the LOC120515535 gene encoding zinc transporter 1-like, with amino-acid sequence MCQMRRVFACEPRKVRLYFLLFLTFSFFVVEVVISRITSSLAVLSDSFHMLSDVCALVVALVALSFAEKTQYTTKNTFGWIRAEVIGALVNSIFLTALCFTIILEGIERFVEPREIKNRIMLIGVGVAGLFVSLVGMKMLHEHTHEQVSTKKDMRTKGVELSKEDQQRKSDSSATETQNIVGSNISKKAKVEETVINDMAKEDVLGHNRMDVQINVTSAPSNELEESSSQLNIKGVFLHLLADALSSCVVVVNALIFYFVWNPCPDDEPCINPCMNSPCSAQVNLTHIVSTAGPCWVLYLDPGLTVIVVSILLYTTSPLLIESALILLQTVPTKIDMQQINEKLCTLDGVLAVHELHVWQLAGSRIIATAHIKCRDPSSYMNVAKQIKKLFHDAGIHATTIQPEFASINSESSFNLCELSCQTPCAPKLCCSNGKNMSVGKKQHRGQ; translated from the exons ATGTGTCAAATGAGAAGAGTTTTTGCTTGCGAGCCCAGAAAAGTGAGGCTGTATTTTCTACTGTTCTTAACCTTTAGCTTCTTTGTGGTGGAGGTGGTCATCAGTCGTATTACGTCCTCATTGGCAGTGCTGTCTGACTCTTTCCACATGCTGTCGGATGTCTGTGCTCTTGTAGTGGCACTCGTGGCCCTGTCCTTTGCAGAGAAGACTCAGTACACCACTAAGAATACCTTTGGCTGGATTCGCGCTGAGGTGATTGGTGCACTGGTTAATTCAATCTTTCTAACCGCCTTGTGCTTCACAATCATTCTTGAGGGAATTGAACGTTTTGTGGAGCCACGGGAAATCAAAAATCGAATTATGTTGATTGGAGTGGGTGTTGCTGGCCTGTTTGTAAGCCTTGTGGGCATGAAAATGTTGCACGAGCATACCCATGAACAAGTCTCCACCAAAAAGGATATGAGAACCAAGGGAGTAGAATTAAGTAAGGAGGATCAGCAGCGCAAGAGTGATTCATCAGCCACAGAGACTCAAAATATAGTGGGGAGCAACATCTCGAAGAAGGCAAAAGTAGAGGAAACTGTCATAAATGATATGGCAAAAGAAG ATGTCCTTGGCCACAACCGTATGGATGTCCAGATAAATGTCACCAGTGCTCCCTCCAACGAGCTAGAGGAATCATCATCGCAGCTGAACATTAAGGGTGTCTTCCTCCATCTCCTTGCGGATGCCTTGAGCTCTTGCGTTGTTGTGGTAAACGCTCTTATCTTCTATTTCGTGTGGAACCCTTGTCCCGACGATGAACCTTGTATCAATCCTTGCATGAACAGCCCGTGCAGTGCCCAAGTCAATCTCACTCACATTGTGTCCACAGCTGGGCCCTGTTGGGTCCTCTACTTGGacccaggtctcactgtcatcgTGGTGAGTATCTTGCTCTACACTACGTCTCCTCTGCTGATAGAGTCTGCACTCATCTTGTTGCAGACGGTGCCAACGAAGATAGACATGCAGCAGATAAATGAAAAGCTGTGTACTTTGGATGGGGTCTTGGCAGTTCATGAACTTCACGTCTGGCAGCTCGCTGGAAGTCGCATCATTGCCACTGCTCACATCAAATGCCGTGATCCCTCTTCCTACATGAATGtagcaaagcaaataaaaaaactcTTCCATGATGCCGGCATCCATGCGACCACAATCCAGCCTGAATTTGCCAGCATTAATTCTGAGTCCAGCTTTAACCTTTGTGAGCTCTCCTGCCAGACCCCGTGTGCCCCCAAACTTTGCTGCAGCAATGGAAAAAACATGAGCGTGGGAAAAAAACAGCATAGAGGACAGTGA
- the ccdc127a gene encoding coiled-coil domain-containing protein 127a has protein sequence MNNLNDPPRWNIQPDQQGDGGGNKWNYAFLVPMLGLAAFRWIWSRESQREVLAAKIKYEEDAKLIKKELEMKYSSTVTETRRTVAHLELELEKERSRVKGYRDALVSQSRQLIEERKRLQEDRESIDREKQQLLHSGAAAALYNNLVERETNWQSKAMLVIKEFENVLVERQNAFCSFRLHRDKRYEIERSLLVKAATEPVAVDLNIESDLKTIFRHDKHCADILNTDKRKNGRLMWLYLKYWELQVELQKFKKVEKSILGANYNAE, from the exons ATGAACAATCTTAACGATCCTCCAAGATGGAATATTCAGCCTGATCAACAGGGAGATGGTGGTGGCAACAAATGGAATTATGCTTTCTTGGTTCCGATGTTAGGACTGGCTGCCTTTa GATGGATATGGAGTAGAGAATCCCAGAGAGAGGTACTAGCAGCAAAAATTAAGTATGAGGAagatgcaaaattaataaaaaaggaacTTGAAATGAAGTACTCAAGCACTGTCACAGAGACCCGGCGGACTGTTGCCCACTTGGAGCTTGAACTAGAGAAGGAGCGGAGCCGTGTTAAAGGATATCGTGATGCTCTCGTGTCTCAGAGCCGCCAGCTAATTGAAGAACGGAAGCGGTTGCAGGAGGATCGTGAGAGTATTGATCGAGAGAAACAACAGCTGCTACAttctggggcagcagcagcactttACAACAACCTCGTGGAAAGGGAAACCAATTGGCAAAGTAAAGCCATGTTAGTGATAAAAGAGTTTGAAAATGTCCTGGTTGAAAGACAGAATGCATTTTGCAGTTTTCGCCTTCATCGAGATAAAAGATATGAAATTGAAAGAAGTTTACTTGTGAAAGCTGCTACAGAGCCAGTTGCTGTTGATTTGAACATTGAATCTGATCTGAAAACAATTTTTAGGCATGATAAGCACTGTGCTGACATCTTAAACACTGACAAACGCAAAAATGGAAGACTAATGTGGCTGTACTTGAAATATTGGGAACTACAGGTTGAGTTACAGAAGTTTAAGAAAGTGGAAAAATCCATCTTGGGTGCAAACTACAATGCTGAGTGA